Proteins from a genomic interval of Amycolatopsis sp. cg13:
- a CDS encoding acetyl-CoA carboxylase biotin carboxylase subunit has product MFETVLVANRGEIAVRVIRSLRALGIRSVAVYSDADADAKHVREADTAVRLGPAEAAKSYLSIPAIVAAAKETGAQAVHPGYGFLAENTAFARACAEAGLVFIGPPPEAIDKMGDKIRAKATVSAAGVPVVPGASDVDIPEGGFAEAAAKVGYPLLLKPSAGGGGKGMRLVHEESELAAAIESARREAKSSFGDDTLLMERFVTTPRHIEIQVLADTHGTVLHLGERECSLQRRHQKIIEEAPSVLLDEATRAKMGAAAAEAARSVGYVGAGTVEFIMSAHNPDEFFFMEMNTRLQVEHPVTEMVTGLDLVSWQVRVAAGEPLGLTQDDVRLDGHAVEARVYAEDPARGFIPTGGTVLAVHEPSGDGVRVDSWMSVGAVVGSNYDPMLAKIIAHGPDRASALQKLDRALADTALLGLGTNIAFLRGLLADEDVRAGKLDTELVDRRLSELVSSEVPAGFFVAAAMDRLISLQPTGAVVDPWDIPNGWRLSGPGGITFRLRTGENQAVVRVEGTPSDASVQVDDAEPVRVSARREGDLLEVRRANGVERYRCADGPQRTVWLAREGQSFAFADQEFTLSSRGEAAGAGPVKSPMPGTVLVVKAAEGDVVSAGTPLLVVEAMKMEHTVTAPIDGVVTELSVRVGQQVALDETLAVVSAAEEKQ; this is encoded by the coding sequence GTGTTCGAGACTGTTCTGGTTGCCAACCGCGGCGAGATCGCGGTTCGCGTAATCCGGTCGCTGCGTGCGCTCGGTATCCGTTCGGTCGCGGTGTACAGCGACGCGGACGCCGATGCCAAGCACGTGCGCGAGGCCGACACCGCGGTGCGCCTCGGCCCGGCCGAAGCGGCGAAGAGCTATCTGTCGATCCCGGCGATTGTCGCGGCGGCAAAGGAAACCGGCGCGCAGGCGGTGCATCCCGGGTACGGCTTCCTCGCCGAGAACACCGCGTTCGCGCGGGCTTGCGCGGAGGCCGGGCTGGTGTTCATCGGCCCGCCGCCGGAAGCGATCGACAAGATGGGCGACAAGATCCGGGCGAAGGCCACGGTGTCCGCGGCCGGGGTTCCGGTGGTGCCCGGAGCGTCCGATGTGGACATTCCGGAGGGCGGGTTCGCCGAAGCGGCGGCGAAAGTCGGCTATCCGCTGCTGCTGAAGCCGTCCGCGGGCGGTGGCGGCAAGGGCATGCGCCTGGTGCACGAAGAGTCCGAATTGGCTGCTGCGATCGAGTCCGCGCGCCGGGAAGCGAAGAGTTCGTTCGGCGACGACACGTTGCTGATGGAGCGGTTCGTCACCACCCCGCGGCACATCGAGATCCAGGTGCTGGCCGACACGCACGGCACTGTGCTGCATCTCGGTGAGCGCGAGTGCAGCCTGCAGCGGCGGCACCAGAAGATCATCGAGGAAGCGCCGTCGGTGCTCCTGGACGAGGCCACGCGGGCGAAAATGGGCGCGGCGGCGGCGGAAGCCGCGCGGTCGGTCGGCTACGTCGGCGCGGGCACGGTCGAGTTCATCATGTCCGCGCACAATCCGGACGAGTTCTTCTTCATGGAGATGAACACCCGGCTGCAGGTCGAGCACCCGGTCACGGAAATGGTGACTGGTCTCGACCTGGTGTCCTGGCAGGTGCGGGTGGCGGCAGGGGAGCCACTCGGACTGACGCAGGACGACGTGCGCCTTGACGGGCACGCGGTCGAAGCCCGGGTCTACGCCGAAGATCCGGCGCGCGGGTTCATCCCGACCGGCGGCACGGTGCTGGCCGTGCACGAGCCCTCCGGCGACGGTGTGCGAGTGGACTCGTGGATGTCGGTCGGCGCGGTGGTCGGGTCGAACTACGACCCGATGCTGGCGAAGATCATCGCGCACGGCCCGGACCGGGCGTCGGCGTTGCAGAAACTGGACCGCGCGCTGGCCGACACCGCGTTGCTCGGCCTCGGCACGAACATCGCGTTCCTGCGCGGTTTGCTGGCCGACGAGGACGTCCGCGCCGGAAAGCTGGACACCGAACTGGTGGACCGGCGACTGTCCGAATTGGTCTCCTCGGAAGTCCCGGCCGGGTTTTTCGTCGCCGCCGCAATGGATCGGCTGATTTCGCTGCAGCCGACGGGTGCGGTCGTGGACCCGTGGGACATCCCGAACGGCTGGCGGCTCAGCGGCCCCGGCGGGATCACTTTCCGCTTGCGGACCGGGGAAAACCAGGCCGTCGTGCGGGTCGAGGGCACGCCGTCGGACGCTTCGGTGCAGGTGGACGACGCCGAGCCGGTACGCGTTTCCGCCCGTCGCGAAGGCGATCTGCTCGAGGTGCGCCGGGCCAACGGGGTGGAGCGGTACCGCTGCGCCGACGGTCCACAACGGACAGTGTGGCTGGCCCGCGAAGGCCAGTCGTTCGCGTTCGCCGACCAGGAATTCACGCTCTCCTCGCGCGGCGAGGCGGCGGGTGCTGGTCCGGTGAAGAGCCCGATGCCGGGAACGGTGCTGGTGGTCAAGGCCGCCGAAGGCGACGTGGTGAGCGCGGGTACGCCGCTGCTGGTCGTCGAGGCGATGAAGATGGAGCACACCGTGACCGCGCCGATCGACGGTGTGGTGACTGAGCTTTCGGTGCGGGTCGGCCAGCAGGTCGCGCTCGACGAGACGCTTGCCGTCGTGAGCGCAGCAGAGGAGAAGCAGTGA
- a CDS encoding GNAT family N-acetyltransferase: MEFTIRPGVAGDADVLLGFFDAAVAWLVARGSAGQWGTKPWSSIPKRVERVREYAADPELRMAEIDGKPAGALILGQAMPYAPQVDEPELYVRLLITSRQFTGHRVGSRLLRHAMDEAKRRGIDLVRVDCWAGGDGDLPRYYESQGFKPTEQFTVDGWLGQVLEQRVGG; this comes from the coding sequence ATGGAGTTCACTATCCGGCCTGGGGTTGCCGGAGACGCAGACGTATTGCTGGGGTTTTTCGACGCCGCCGTCGCATGGCTGGTCGCGCGGGGCAGCGCGGGCCAATGGGGCACAAAGCCGTGGAGCAGCATCCCGAAGCGGGTCGAGCGGGTGCGCGAGTACGCGGCCGATCCCGAGCTCCGGATGGCGGAGATCGACGGAAAACCCGCGGGCGCGCTGATTCTCGGCCAAGCGATGCCGTACGCGCCGCAGGTCGACGAGCCCGAGCTGTACGTCCGGCTGCTGATCACTTCCCGCCAGTTCACCGGGCATCGGGTCGGTTCGCGGCTGTTGCGGCACGCGATGGACGAGGCGAAACGGCGTGGGATCGACCTCGTGCGCGTCGACTGCTGGGCGGGCGGCGACGGCGATCTGCCGCGCTATTACGAGAGCCAGGGCTTCAAGCCGACCGAGCAGTTCACCGTCGACGGCTGGCTCGGCCAGGTTCTCGAGCAACGGGTTGGGGGATAG
- a CDS encoding acyl-CoA dehydrogenase family protein, producing MIDFRLDEEYEALRKTVEDFAQAEVAPVIGPLYEKEEFPYDLVAKMGDMGLFGLPFPEEFGGMGGDYFALCLALEELARVDSSVAITLEAGVSLGAMPIYRFGTQEQKETWLPMLTTAEALGGFGLTEPGGGSDAGATRTRARLDGDEWIINGSKAFITNSGTDITKLVTVTAVTDVMENGRKEISAIIVPSGTPGFAVAPKYSKVGWNCSDTHELSFSDVRVPAENLVGKRGRGYAQFLSILDEGRVAIAALSVGLAQGCVDECLKYAKDRVAFGHRIGEYQAIQFKIADMEVRAHTARLAYYQAASKMLRGEPFKKEASIAKLVASNAAMDNARDATQIFGGYGFMNEFPVSRFYRDAKILEIGEGTSEVQKMLIARHLGVGA from the coding sequence GTGATCGACTTCCGGCTGGACGAGGAATACGAGGCGCTCCGCAAGACGGTCGAGGACTTCGCGCAGGCCGAGGTCGCGCCGGTGATCGGCCCGCTGTACGAGAAGGAAGAATTCCCGTACGACCTGGTCGCCAAGATGGGCGACATGGGCCTGTTCGGCCTGCCGTTCCCGGAGGAATTCGGCGGCATGGGCGGGGACTACTTCGCGCTGTGCCTCGCGCTGGAGGAGCTGGCGCGGGTCGACTCCTCGGTCGCGATCACGCTGGAGGCGGGGGTTTCGCTCGGCGCGATGCCCATCTACCGCTTCGGCACCCAGGAGCAGAAGGAAACCTGGCTGCCCATGCTGACGACGGCCGAGGCGCTCGGCGGATTCGGCCTCACCGAACCGGGCGGCGGCTCCGACGCCGGGGCCACCCGCACGCGCGCCCGGCTCGACGGCGACGAGTGGATCATCAACGGCAGCAAGGCGTTCATCACGAACTCCGGCACCGACATCACGAAGCTGGTCACCGTCACCGCGGTCACCGACGTGATGGAGAACGGCCGCAAGGAGATCTCGGCGATCATCGTCCCGTCCGGCACGCCGGGCTTCGCGGTGGCCCCGAAGTACTCGAAGGTCGGCTGGAACTGCTCGGACACCCACGAATTGTCCTTTTCGGACGTCCGGGTGCCCGCCGAGAACCTGGTCGGCAAACGGGGCCGCGGCTATGCGCAGTTCCTGTCCATTTTGGACGAGGGCCGGGTGGCGATCGCCGCGCTGAGCGTCGGTCTCGCGCAGGGCTGTGTGGACGAATGCCTGAAGTACGCGAAGGACCGCGTCGCGTTCGGCCACCGGATCGGCGAGTACCAGGCCATTCAGTTCAAGATCGCGGACATGGAAGTGCGTGCGCACACCGCGCGGCTGGCGTATTACCAGGCGGCGTCGAAGATGCTGCGCGGCGAACCGTTCAAGAAGGAAGCGTCGATCGCGAAACTGGTGGCGTCGAACGCGGCGATGGACAACGCCCGTGACGCCACGCAGATCTTCGGCGGATACGGCTTCATGAACGAATTCCCGGTCAGCCGTTTCTACCGCGACGCGAAGATCCTGGAGATCGGCGAGGGCACCAGCGAGGTCCAGAAGATGCTGATCGCGCGCCACCTCGGGGTCGGCGCCTGA
- a CDS encoding SGNH/GDSL hydrolase family protein, which translates to MCAALGVALAASLGFATGASAASQNYVALGDSYSSGVGAGSYGDSGSCKRSANAYGQLWANAHSGTNFTFLACSGAKTGDVLNQISSMPSNATLITLTVGGNDAGFTDVIKTCTLGSDQTCVDRVNTAKTYVQNTLPGLLDKVYSAAKSKAPGASLVVLSYPRFYTVPGSCSVGLSDTKRSAINSGADTLASVISSRVSAAGGKFVDVRSAFVGHNICSAASDYLHSLTWPVDESYHPTAAGQRGGYYSPLTSAIG; encoded by the coding sequence ATGTGCGCGGCCCTGGGGGTCGCTCTCGCTGCCTCGCTCGGCTTCGCCACCGGTGCGAGCGCTGCGTCGCAAAACTACGTCGCGCTCGGCGACTCCTACTCCTCCGGAGTGGGCGCCGGGAGCTACGGGGATTCCGGCAGCTGCAAACGCAGTGCCAACGCGTACGGCCAGCTGTGGGCCAACGCCCACTCCGGCACCAATTTCACCTTCCTCGCCTGCTCGGGCGCGAAGACCGGCGACGTGCTGAACCAGATCAGCTCGATGCCGTCCAACGCCACCTTGATCACGCTCACCGTGGGCGGCAACGACGCCGGCTTCACCGACGTGATCAAGACGTGCACGCTGGGAAGCGACCAGACCTGCGTGGACCGGGTCAACACCGCCAAGACGTATGTCCAGAACACCCTGCCCGGCTTGCTGGACAAGGTGTACTCGGCGGCCAAGAGCAAGGCTCCCGGGGCTTCGCTGGTCGTTTTGTCCTACCCGCGCTTCTACACCGTGCCGGGTTCGTGCAGCGTCGGGCTGAGCGACACGAAGCGGTCGGCGATCAACTCCGGGGCGGACACGCTGGCTTCGGTGATTTCGTCCCGGGTTTCCGCCGCGGGCGGGAAGTTCGTGGACGTCCGGTCGGCGTTCGTCGGGCACAACATCTGCTCGGCGGCCAGCGACTACCTGCACAGCTTGACCTGGCCGGTGGACGAGTCGTACCACCCGACTGCCGCCGGGCAGCGGGGCGGCTACTACTCGCCGCTGACCTCGGCGATCGGCTGA
- a CDS encoding TetR/AcrR family transcriptional regulator, translating to MSANSLPLVNGAKPNRREQILTAAAELFAHHGFHGVGIDDIGAAVGISGPALYRHFRSKDAILGEMLNSISHYLLEGGTQRAEAGGTPDELLAALVRFHVDFALDHPSLITVQERNLANLTDGDRKQVRALQRQYVEVWVRAIREAVPGLGERQARSAAHAVFGLINSTPYNRHLGDGALADLLCRLALGALSAAG from the coding sequence ATGTCGGCGAATTCCCTCCCACTGGTGAACGGCGCGAAGCCGAACAGACGGGAACAGATCCTCACCGCCGCCGCCGAGCTGTTCGCCCACCACGGTTTCCACGGCGTCGGCATCGACGACATCGGCGCGGCCGTCGGCATCTCCGGTCCCGCGCTGTACCGGCATTTCCGCAGCAAGGACGCGATTCTCGGGGAAATGCTCAACTCGATCAGCCACTACCTGCTCGAAGGCGGCACCCAGCGCGCCGAAGCGGGCGGCACCCCGGACGAGCTGCTCGCCGCGCTCGTCCGGTTCCACGTCGACTTCGCGCTCGACCACCCCTCGCTCATCACCGTGCAGGAGCGCAATCTCGCGAATCTCACCGACGGTGACCGCAAGCAGGTGCGCGCGCTCCAGCGGCAGTACGTCGAGGTGTGGGTGCGGGCGATTCGCGAAGCTGTGCCCGGCCTCGGCGAACGCCAGGCGCGCTCGGCGGCACACGCCGTGTTCGGCTTGATCAACTCGACGCCCTACAACCGCCATCTCGGTGACGGCGCGCTCGCCGATCTGCTGTGCCGGCTCGCGCTGGGCGCCCTTTCCGCGGCGGGCTGA
- a CDS encoding carboxyl transferase domain-containing protein, whose translation MDTPVLRSSADPNSDTFTRSVTSHGELVEDLHKRLAAARLGGPEKSRARHVERGKLLPRDRVDTLLDPGSPFLELSPLAATGLYDDEAPSAGIITGIGRVSGRECVIVANDATVKGGTYYPMTVKKHLRAQEVALHNNLPCIYLVDSGGAFLPRQDEVFPDREHFGRIFYNQATMSARGIPQIAAVLGSCTAGGAYVPAMSDEAVIVRNQGTIFLGGPPLVKAATGEVVTAEELGGGDVHARQSGVTDHLADDDAHALRIVRDIVSTLGPRTPRPWDVKAIEPPAADERELYGVVPTDSRTPYDVREVIARVVDGSRFAEFKKEYGSTLVTGFAHIHGHPVGIIANNGVLFAESAMKGAHFIELCDRRSIPLVFLQNITGFMVGRAYEAGGIAKHGAKMVTAVACARVPKFTVIIGGSFGAGNYSMCGRAYSPRFLWMWPNARISVMGGEQAASVLSTVRRDAIEGRGGEWSTEDEETFKDPIREQYEEQGSPYYSTARLWDDGVIDPADTRTVLGLALSAAANAPLPEVNYGVFRM comes from the coding sequence ATGGACACGCCGGTACTGCGCAGTTCCGCGGATCCGAACAGCGACACCTTCACCCGTAGCGTCACCTCGCACGGCGAATTGGTCGAGGATCTGCACAAGCGGCTCGCCGCCGCCCGGCTCGGCGGGCCGGAGAAGTCGCGCGCCCGCCATGTGGAACGCGGCAAGCTGCTGCCGCGCGACCGGGTGGACACGCTGCTGGACCCGGGATCGCCGTTCCTCGAGCTTTCCCCGCTCGCCGCGACCGGGCTGTACGACGACGAAGCCCCGTCCGCGGGCATCATCACCGGGATCGGGCGGGTGTCCGGCCGCGAATGCGTGATCGTCGCGAACGACGCCACGGTCAAGGGCGGCACGTACTACCCGATGACGGTGAAGAAGCACCTGCGGGCGCAGGAAGTCGCGCTGCACAACAACCTTCCGTGCATTTACCTGGTCGACTCCGGCGGCGCGTTCCTGCCTCGGCAGGACGAGGTTTTCCCGGATCGCGAGCACTTCGGCCGGATCTTCTACAACCAGGCCACCATGTCCGCGCGCGGCATCCCGCAGATCGCCGCCGTGCTCGGCTCGTGCACCGCCGGCGGCGCGTACGTTCCGGCGATGAGCGACGAAGCGGTCATCGTGCGCAATCAGGGCACCATTTTCCTCGGCGGCCCGCCGCTGGTGAAGGCCGCGACCGGCGAGGTCGTCACCGCTGAAGAACTGGGCGGCGGCGACGTGCACGCGCGCCAGTCCGGCGTCACCGACCACCTCGCGGACGACGACGCGCACGCGCTGCGCATCGTCCGCGACATCGTCTCCACTCTCGGCCCGCGCACGCCGCGGCCGTGGGACGTCAAGGCGATCGAGCCGCCCGCCGCGGACGAACGCGAACTGTACGGCGTGGTGCCGACGGATTCGCGCACCCCGTACGACGTGCGCGAGGTCATCGCCCGCGTCGTCGACGGCAGCCGGTTCGCGGAGTTCAAAAAGGAATACGGCTCGACGCTCGTCACCGGCTTCGCGCACATCCACGGCCACCCGGTCGGCATCATCGCGAACAACGGCGTGCTGTTCGCCGAGTCCGCGATGAAGGGCGCGCACTTCATCGAACTGTGCGACCGGCGCTCGATTCCCTTGGTATTCCTGCAGAACATCACCGGCTTCATGGTCGGGCGCGCGTACGAGGCGGGGGGCATCGCCAAGCACGGCGCGAAAATGGTGACCGCGGTGGCGTGCGCGCGGGTGCCGAAGTTCACCGTGATCATCGGCGGCTCCTTCGGCGCGGGCAACTACTCCATGTGCGGCCGGGCGTATTCGCCGCGCTTCCTGTGGATGTGGCCGAACGCGCGGATTTCCGTGATGGGCGGCGAGCAGGCGGCGTCGGTGCTGTCGACGGTGCGCCGCGACGCGATCGAGGGCCGCGGCGGCGAATGGTCCACAGAGGACGAAGAGACCTTCAAGGACCCGATCCGCGAGCAGTACGAGGAACAGGGCAGCCCGTACTACTCCACCGCGCGGCTGTGGGACGACGGCGTGATCGACCCGGCGGACACCCGCACGGTGCTCGGGCTCGCGCTGTCGGCCGCGGCCAACGCGCCCTTGCCCGAGGTCAACTACGGCGTCTTCCGGATGTGA
- a CDS encoding SDR family oxidoreductase, whose amino-acid sequence MARQPLSGKVVVVTGGAQGIGAATAAALHRRGARLVLGDLDRVRAEKTAGELGPDVVASPLDVTDTAAFTAFLDDVESTIGPIDVLINNAGIMPLSPLDEEDDAATRRLLEINVHAVVHGTREAVKRMKPRGRGHIVNVASMAGKSGFAGAATYCATKHAVVGLSEAVHLELRGTGVEVSCVMPAVVRTELASGLGEARFIKSVGPEDVAAAIVDALERPKFDVFVPKSLDLTGRITRLFPRAFGEWLVRALGGDQLLASAAHSPERAEYESRAARSAPSVPPGGSV is encoded by the coding sequence ATGGCCAGGCAGCCGCTCTCCGGAAAGGTCGTCGTCGTCACGGGCGGCGCGCAGGGCATCGGGGCGGCCACCGCCGCCGCGCTGCACCGGCGCGGCGCCCGGCTCGTGCTCGGCGACCTCGACCGGGTCCGGGCCGAGAAAACCGCTGGTGAGCTGGGTCCGGACGTGGTCGCGTCGCCGCTGGACGTCACCGACACGGCCGCCTTCACCGCGTTCCTGGACGACGTCGAAAGCACCATCGGGCCGATCGACGTGCTGATCAACAACGCCGGGATCATGCCGCTCTCGCCGCTGGACGAGGAGGACGACGCGGCCACGCGGCGGCTGCTGGAGATCAACGTCCACGCGGTCGTGCACGGCACGCGCGAGGCCGTCAAACGGATGAAGCCGCGCGGGCGCGGGCACATCGTGAACGTGGCGTCGATGGCCGGAAAGTCCGGATTCGCCGGAGCGGCCACATATTGCGCTACGAAACACGCCGTGGTCGGGCTATCCGAGGCGGTGCATCTGGAGCTGCGCGGCACCGGCGTCGAGGTGTCGTGCGTGATGCCCGCCGTGGTGCGCACGGAGCTCGCGTCGGGGCTGGGCGAAGCGCGGTTCATCAAATCGGTCGGGCCGGAAGACGTCGCGGCGGCGATCGTCGACGCGCTGGAGCGGCCGAAGTTCGACGTATTCGTGCCGAAATCGCTCGATCTGACCGGCCGGATCACGCGGTTGTTCCCGCGCGCGTTCGGCGAATGGCTGGTGCGTGCGCTCGGCGGCGATCAATTGCTGGCGTCCGCCGCGCATTCGCCCGAGCGCGCCGAGTACGAGAGCCGGGCTGCCCGGAGCGCGCCGTCCGTCCCGCCTGGTGGGAGCGTCTGA
- a CDS encoding bifunctional o-acetylhomoserine/o-acetylserine sulfhydrylase yields the protein MPEDTTSWSFETKQIHAGAAPDPATGARATPIYQTTSYVFRDTQHGADLFSLAEPGHIYTRINNPTQDVLEQRVATLEGGVAGLAFASGSAAVTAAILNLANSGDHFVTSPSLYGGTYNLFHYTLPKLGIEVTFIDDQDDAEQWRAAVRPNTKLFFAETLANPSSAVLDIRKVADVAHEVGVPLVVDNTVPTPYLVRPIEHGADIVVHSATKYLGGHGTTVAGVLVDGGTFDFGKDPGRFPGFNEPDPSYHGLKYWEALGPGAFAAKARVQILRDTGAAIAPLNSFLILQGIETLSLRVERHSANALALAEWLEERDEVEKVYYAGLPSSPYHAAAQKYLPRGAGAVLSFELRGGVEAGRKFVDGTELHSQLVNLGDVRSLIVHPASTTHSQLGPEEQVAAGVTPGLVRLAVGLEGIEDLKADLEAGFRAAKAAL from the coding sequence ATGCCGGAAGACACCACGAGCTGGTCCTTCGAGACCAAGCAGATCCACGCGGGGGCGGCGCCCGACCCGGCCACCGGCGCTCGCGCGACGCCGATCTACCAGACCACCTCGTACGTCTTCCGCGACACTCAGCACGGGGCCGACCTTTTCAGCCTCGCCGAGCCCGGCCACATCTACACGCGGATCAACAACCCGACTCAGGACGTGCTGGAGCAGCGCGTCGCCACCCTCGAAGGCGGCGTCGCCGGTCTCGCGTTCGCCTCCGGTTCGGCGGCGGTCACCGCGGCGATCCTGAACCTGGCCAACTCCGGCGACCACTTCGTCACCAGCCCGTCGCTGTACGGCGGCACCTACAACCTCTTCCACTACACGCTGCCGAAGCTCGGCATCGAGGTCACCTTCATCGACGACCAGGACGACGCGGAGCAGTGGCGGGCCGCGGTCCGGCCGAACACCAAGCTGTTCTTCGCCGAGACGCTGGCCAACCCGAGCAGCGCCGTGCTCGACATCCGCAAGGTCGCCGACGTCGCCCACGAGGTCGGTGTCCCGCTGGTCGTGGACAACACGGTGCCGACGCCGTACCTGGTTCGCCCGATCGAGCACGGCGCCGACATCGTCGTGCACTCGGCGACGAAGTACCTCGGCGGTCACGGCACGACGGTCGCCGGCGTGCTCGTCGACGGCGGCACATTCGACTTCGGCAAGGACCCGGGCCGGTTCCCGGGCTTCAACGAGCCCGACCCGAGCTACCACGGTCTCAAGTACTGGGAGGCGCTCGGCCCGGGTGCGTTCGCGGCGAAGGCGCGCGTGCAGATCCTGCGCGACACCGGCGCGGCGATCGCCCCGCTGAACAGCTTCCTGATCCTGCAGGGCATCGAGACGCTGTCGCTGCGCGTGGAGCGGCACTCCGCCAACGCGCTGGCTCTTGCGGAATGGCTGGAAGAGCGCGACGAAGTCGAGAAGGTGTACTACGCCGGTCTGCCGTCGAGCCCGTATCACGCGGCGGCGCAGAAGTACCTGCCGCGCGGTGCCGGCGCGGTGCTGTCGTTCGAGCTGCGCGGCGGCGTCGAGGCGGGCCGGAAGTTCGTCGACGGCACCGAATTGCACAGCCAGCTGGTGAACCTCGGCGACGTGCGCAGCCTGATCGTGCACCCGGCGTCGACCACGCACAGCCAGCTCGGCCCCGAGGAGCAGGTCGCCGCCGGCGTCACCCCGGGTCTCGTGCGGCTCGCCGTCGGACTGGAAGGAATCGAGGACCTGAAGGCCGACCTCGAGGCAGGCTTCCGAGCTGCCAAGGCGGCGCTGTGA
- a CDS encoding homoserine O-acetyltransferase, which translates to MTDPGASLPPVTGAWRAGDPPGRRHWFTGPGALALEAGASLPSYTLAFETWGTLNSDGSNAVLIEHALTGDSHAAGPAEPGHPSPGWWDGLIGPGKAFDTGELFVVAPNVLGGCQGSTGPSSLAPDGEAWGSRFPALTVRDQVNAEAALADALGIERWAAVAGGSMGGMRALEWAVTQPDRVASALVLASTARASAEQIAWAAPQLHAIRGDLAWRGGDYYTAAEGPYRGLGVARRIAHVTYRCEPELETRFGNRPQPDEDPLAGGRFAVESYLDHHADKLVHRFDAGSYVVLTESMNTHDVGRDRGGVAAALGRVTARTVVAAVDSDRLYPPYQSHEIAAGVGGEATMLASPYGHDSFLIETEQIAALVKTLLG; encoded by the coding sequence GTGACCGATCCCGGCGCGAGTCTTCCGCCCGTCACCGGCGCGTGGCGGGCGGGGGACCCACCCGGCAGACGGCACTGGTTCACCGGCCCCGGCGCACTCGCGCTGGAGGCCGGCGCCAGCCTGCCCAGCTATACCCTCGCGTTCGAAACGTGGGGAACGCTCAACTCCGACGGGTCCAACGCCGTCCTCATCGAGCACGCTCTCACCGGTGACAGCCACGCCGCCGGTCCCGCCGAACCCGGACATCCGAGTCCCGGATGGTGGGACGGGCTGATCGGTCCCGGCAAGGCTTTCGACACCGGCGAGCTGTTCGTCGTGGCCCCTAACGTCCTCGGCGGCTGTCAGGGGTCGACAGGCCCGTCCTCGCTCGCCCCGGACGGTGAGGCGTGGGGCAGCCGATTCCCGGCTCTGACCGTCCGGGATCAGGTAAACGCCGAAGCGGCACTCGCGGACGCGCTCGGCATCGAACGCTGGGCCGCCGTCGCGGGCGGTTCGATGGGCGGGATGCGGGCTCTCGAATGGGCCGTAACTCAACCCGATCGTGTCGCCTCGGCGCTCGTTCTCGCTTCGACCGCGCGCGCGTCCGCCGAGCAAATCGCTTGGGCCGCACCCCAACTCCACGCGATCCGAGGCGACTTGGCCTGGCGAGGCGGCGACTACTACACCGCCGCTGAAGGCCCGTACCGCGGACTGGGTGTGGCCCGGCGGATCGCGCACGTCACCTATCGCTGCGAACCCGAACTGGAGACGCGTTTCGGGAACCGGCCGCAGCCGGACGAAGATCCGCTGGCCGGCGGGCGATTCGCGGTCGAGTCCTATCTGGACCATCACGCGGACAAGCTCGTCCACCGCTTCGACGCGGGTTCCTACGTGGTGCTCACCGAATCCATGAACACCCACGACGTCGGCCGCGACCGCGGTGGGGTCGCCGCCGCCTTGGGCCGGGTCACCGCGCGCACAGTGGTCGCTGCGGTGGACAGCGACCGGCTCTATCCGCCGTACCAGTCGCACGAGATCGCGGCGGGAGTCGGCGGCGAGGCCACGATGCTGGCTTCGCCTTACGGCCACGACTCGTTCCTCATCGAGACCGAGCAGATCGCCGCGCTGGTTAAGACCTTGCTGGGCTGA